GGAGGAGctgggggaagaggagagggaggtggggaacgaaggagaggaggagaccgtGAGGCAGACATGGTACTCTGTGGCAGGAAGGAGGTGGGTCAGGTTGTACTCCTGAACGTCGACTGGGACCTGGAGACACAAAGAGTAAAGTTAGAGAAAAGTGAAGAATCTTCTTTTAGCTCCATGTTTGGTCTCCACCCCATCAGCTGATACAAGATCCAGATATTCACTCGCTGCTGAAACCTGCTCTCGAGAAGGCTGTCGAGAAATTTCTACAGCATTTGATCCTGAACTCACCACAGGCACTCTACTGTCCCACTGTCAtcacagacacatgaacacaccagAGACACGTGTACAGAGGGTGGATGGTCTCACCTTGGCGGTGTAGCTGATCTGAGGGTTGTCGATGTGCACAGTGGCGCTGGTCCACcgaggcagagggagggaggcgtCCTGCTGGTTCTGACCCAGAGACAAAGATCCTCCACTGGGATACAACCTCCACTCCAACACCACCGACTGAGCGTGAACCACCTgtaggaaacaggaaacaagtaAATCTGCATCCTCAGAAATGAGTCAAACGTagcaacaataaacaaaacttTATATCACAGCATCTTTCAAATCTACCACttaataaaaattaaacattaaaagacagaaagttGAACCTTGGCCAGAACCACAAGAGAAGCTGCAGACAAGTTTCCCAGCCAGGGCTGCTCTCTGCTGGGATCACCATCCTGCTGGGACCCCCTGCCAGACCACCAGCCCTCAAACCCCTGAGAGTCCACAAACACCGAGACGCTCTTTGTGTCTGCTCCTTCCGCATTCCACGCCACACAGGTGTACACACCTGAGAGAGAAGGTAAGACTGGTTAGATCTTTTAGTTAAACTCTGGAGTGGAGCTCCCCCTGCAGGCTGAACATGAACCTGACCGACCTGCGTCTGACAGCTCGGCGTGTTCGATCACTAACGCTCCGGGGTCTGTCATGcgatgcttcttcttcttcttcatcttattTCCACTAAGGCCACGGCCCTCCTGTGATATGATCGGTGCAGCCACTGCCTCCGAGCTCACCTGAACAGGTAAAGAGGAGAGTTTACgttttcacctgtgtgtctgtttgtttatcgggagaattatttaaaaatgacagaTCCGACAGACTCGACACGTGCTGCTTATTTCAAAGGGTCAGAACctttccaaacattttcctaCGTAGCCTTGACAGACGGTTCagtgtttaacacacacacaccctcacaaaTCCTCGTGACCACACCCACCTTGTCTCCAGTTGGTGTGACCCAGTAAAACTGTGGGGCGGGATCAGCGTCTGCCCAGCACTCCAGAGTGATTGGCTGGCCAGCGCTGATGTTCATGCTTGTCGGGAAGGAGTGAGAAGAGATGTGTGGCAAGCAGCTGTTGGTGCCACCCCCGCCCCACCCGACCGCCACCACATCCTGCAGCTCCCGACCAATCAAGTGAGGTGGGGACGAGCACACGGTGAGGGACGACTCCAGCAGATTGAGGTGTGATTGATTGCCGAGATGAGGCCCCCAGGAGGAGAGACAGTCGCATCGCAAGGGATTCGAGTGAAGAGACACCTCCTccagggaggggaggaaggagaggaggtcTCCAGAGAGGAGACTGAGCTGGTtactgtggaggaggagagtccGGAGGGACGGTAGGTCACTGAGGACGAGAGGAGAAAGGGGAAGAAGactataataatagtaaaaaatGGAAATTCAGGAAAACAGAAAGGTGACGGTGTTCACCTGAAGGCCTGCGGGTCGATGTATGACAGTCGTGGGCTTTTGCACAGCTCCAGTTTGGCCATTTCTGGAAGATTCTGAAAAGCTCCTCGCTCCACCAACAGCAGCTCTTCCATGTTGTTCAGACTAAAGACAAACACCATCAACATTTACTGGAGTCAAAGGCAAGGACCGATCTCATGGTGACCGAGGCGACCTAGTGTCAATCCACCATAACATGTGGTCATTACAATCTCTCAAGAATGTAATCGGGACAATTCTACTTTTTGCAGTTGTGTTCTCAGACTGACCTGAGCTCTTCCAGGTGCTGAATGTTCTGGAAATCTCCCTGCTGGATTCGGCTGATTGGGTTCCTGTTCAGGTCCAGGAACTTCAAGTTAGGGAGCATGCTCAGAGCATCCCGGGGAACAGACCTGTCAGGAAAACAATCGTTCATGAAGATCACTCAGAACAATGAGAGAGCGTCACAAACAGAACCAAACTCAAACACACCTGAGCTTGTTGTCGTAGAAGGACAGACTCTCCAGGTAGTCAAGGCCCAGGAAGGCGGCAGAGGGGACGGAAGCCAGTCCCATCCCAGCCAGGACCAAGCTGTGGAGCTGGGACAGAGGAAGGAAATTCTTCTCCTCCAGACCCAAGATGGGGTTCTCCCCGATCATCAGGATCTCCAGAGATGGCAGGGACTCAAACCAGCGACTGTCAATGGCCACCAGCCGATTGGAGTTCAGGTGGAGCCTGCAGGAATGAGCAAAGGCAGAAAATTGATCCAGTTCAATGAGCGGCAAAGAATGAGGGTAAATAAACGACAGagactgaaacaaaaagaacagataAACTTTTAAAGCCTTTTATTTAAAGAtacaaatgaaaagaggaaaaaccaaAGGATACACGAGGTCCTACTGTCTTCTAGAAGGTTTGGTTCTAATGATCATTGAAGAGGtttcttttaaacagtttttgtgATCATCAATGGGATTCCAGCGATCCTTCAAGTAAATCTAGTGGTCACTGAGAAGGGTGTAGTTGTTGCAGATCTGTTGGTCTGATGGTCCTCTAGATGGTTTAAATGGGGTGATCTGGTTTTTCTAGTTGGTATTTTTTAGATATTGCAGTCCTAGAAGGTCCTGGTGGACAGGACTCATGGTCCATAAGGGGGTTTTGGTAAAAGTCGAGAGATGTCAAATTGGTTCTGCAGTTTA
This sequence is a window from Paralichthys olivaceus isolate ysfri-2021 chromosome 6, ASM2471397v2, whole genome shotgun sequence. Protein-coding genes within it:
- the LOC109646124 gene encoding leucine-rich repeat neuronal protein 1 isoform X2, which produces MGLAVRSMLLVSLMTSSLCAELGGASQGGAVLCPLQCVCETRPWYTPQSVYHQARTVDCNELHLRRVPANLSSDTQVLLLQSNNISSITTELQSLTNLTELDLSQNHFTQVSSMGLCTLGRLVTLYLEENRIEELVDFSLRNLSSLEELYINHNHITSIGPKAFAGLTNLLRLHLNSNRLVAIDSRWFESLPSLEILMIGENPILGLEEKNFLPLSQLHSLVLAGMGLASVPSAAFLGLDYLESLSFYDNKLRSVPRDALSMLPNLKFLDLNRNPISRIQQGDFQNIQHLEELSLNNMEELLLVERGAFQNLPEMAKLELCKSPRLSYIDPQAFSDLPSLRTLLLHSNQLSLLSGDLLSFLPSLEEVSLHSNPLRCDCLSSWGPHLGNQSHLNLLESSLTVCSSPPHLIGRELQDVVAVGWGGGGTNSCLPHISSHSFPTSMNISAGQPITLECWADADPAPQFYWVTPTGDKVSSEAVAAPIISQEGRGLSGNKMKKKKKHRMTDPGALVIEHAELSDAGVYTCVAWNAEGADTKSVSVFVDSQGFEGWWSGRGSQQDGDPSREQPWLGNLSAASLVVLAKVVHAQSVVLEWRLYPSGGSLSLGQNQQDASLPLPRWTSATVHIDNPQISYTAKVPVDVQEYNLTHLLPATEYHVCLTVSSSPSFPTSLSSSPSSSPTSSSSPVHTSCLNITTKEAGFSVELVASRRSSVALAAVMGSMFALSIMALLMVYMGRRVQQHKSCGHSLKKYMQHATSISLNELYPPLITLWESEAEKDKDDKEEEERRAGERGEEAGGSQIDTTKTYMW
- the LOC109646124 gene encoding leucine-rich repeat neuronal protein 1 isoform X1 encodes the protein MGLAVRSMLLVSLMTSSLCAELGGASQEGGAVLCPLQCVCETRPWYTPQSVYHQARTVDCNELHLRRVPANLSSDTQVLLLQSNNISSITTELQSLTNLTELDLSQNHFTQVSSMGLCTLGRLVTLYLEENRIEELVDFSLRNLSSLEELYINHNHITSIGPKAFAGLTNLLRLHLNSNRLVAIDSRWFESLPSLEILMIGENPILGLEEKNFLPLSQLHSLVLAGMGLASVPSAAFLGLDYLESLSFYDNKLRSVPRDALSMLPNLKFLDLNRNPISRIQQGDFQNIQHLEELSLNNMEELLLVERGAFQNLPEMAKLELCKSPRLSYIDPQAFSDLPSLRTLLLHSNQLSLLSGDLLSFLPSLEEVSLHSNPLRCDCLSSWGPHLGNQSHLNLLESSLTVCSSPPHLIGRELQDVVAVGWGGGGTNSCLPHISSHSFPTSMNISAGQPITLECWADADPAPQFYWVTPTGDKVSSEAVAAPIISQEGRGLSGNKMKKKKKHRMTDPGALVIEHAELSDAGVYTCVAWNAEGADTKSVSVFVDSQGFEGWWSGRGSQQDGDPSREQPWLGNLSAASLVVLAKVVHAQSVVLEWRLYPSGGSLSLGQNQQDASLPLPRWTSATVHIDNPQISYTAKVPVDVQEYNLTHLLPATEYHVCLTVSSSPSFPTSLSSSPSSSPTSSSSPVHTSCLNITTKEAGFSVELVASRRSSVALAAVMGSMFALSIMALLMVYMGRRVQQHKSCGHSLKKYMQHATSISLNELYPPLITLWESEAEKDKDDKEEEERRAGERGEEAGGSQIDTTKTYMW